TTGTCTTGGATGCCGAGCTTTTCGAAGATTTTTTCTCCTCTTTTTTGCAATATGGCTCTGAACACTTTCTTTTCTTTTTGAAGGTCAGCTTCAATGCTCCAATATTCTTGCGCCTTGAATTTTTTAATTTCCTGTTCTCGGTCAGCTAAAATTCTGACTGCAACAGACTGTACCCTTCCGGCTGATAATCCTCTTGAAACCTTTTTCCAAAGAAAAGGAGAAAGTTTGTATCCTACCAGTCTATCTAATATTCTCCTTGCCTGCTGGGCATTTACTCGGTCTTCATCAATTTTCCGCGGGTTTTTTAGTGCTTCCTGAATGGCGGGTTTGGTAATCTCATGGAACACAATACGTTCTGGCTCTTTTAACTCCAGGATTTCAGCCAAATGCCAGGCAATGGCTTCACCTTCTCGGTCTTCATCTGTTGCCAGGATTACCTTTTTTGCCTTCTTTGCAGCATTTTTTAAAGAGGTGACTGTCTTTCTTGCCTTGGTGGGGATGACATAGGTTGGCTCAAAGTCTTTTTCAACATCAATGCCAAGCTTCCCTTTTGGAAGGTCTCTTATGTGTCCAAACGAAGACTGCACGTTATATTCTTTTCCCAAGAAGCCCTCCAAGGTTCTCGCTTTTGTTGGTGATTCTACTATGACAAGGCGCATAATGGTTTTAGTATAGTATCATTTTATCCTTGTTGACAAATCAGAGGGTTCTCGGTAAGCTTCAACCAGTTTTGGTTCGTTGTCAACTGAATACAGAAAGGGAAGCTTCGAAAAGAACATTCTGGAGGTGCAACGATGACCCAAAAGACTATTGAACGGCGGTCATGGCTGCCCGAAGGAAAACAAAATCTCTTTCAGGCAGTCAAGGCCAAGCGGGCCGAGGCTGAAGCGCGCGGGATTAAGGTGTTGAACCTTGCCATTGGGCAGCCCACGGGTCCTGCGTTTTTGGTTGCTAGGATGGTGGCGGCCCAGGCGGTGATGAGCAAGGAAGAGTCCATGCACGAGTACCAAGACAACGGAAGTCCTGGTGTGCCGGACTTTGCCAGGAAGTTTGTTCAGCTCCACGTCAAGCGAGATCTAGGCGGAGAGGACGTCACGTTCCTTCCAATCCCTGGTATCAAACCCATGCTTGGGCTCATTCCATTGGCATGCGGCGCTGCCGGACGCGATATCAATGTGGGCACCATGACCAGACCTGGGTACCCAACGCCTGCTGACTGGTGTTCCTACCTTGGTGTGGAAACTACGCAGCTTCTCCTGACTCCCGAGAACGAGTTTCGGTTCGCTTCCGAGGACATCACAGCGGAGCTCTTGATGCTCAACTATCCGCATAACCCGTCAGGGCAGGTGGCGACCCGCGAGTGGTGGCAGGAGATCTGCGCCTCTTGTCAGAAGAACGGTATACGCATCTTCAACGATGCTGCATACGCCATGCTGGCCCACACCAAGGAAGCGTGCACGCTCTCTGAGGTGGCGCCTGACTACCCGGACCTTTCGTGGGCGGAGGCGTTCTCTGCTTCCAAGGCAATCGGCAACGGCACGGGGTGGCGAGTTGGGGCCATCGCGGGGTCCCCGGATTTTGTTAAGGATATTGCCACCATCAAGGGGAATACAGATAGCGGGTTTGTGGCCCCTATGGCAGCGGGCGCGCTGGCCGCCCTTCAAGACGGCATGGCGAGCGTGGTCTCGGTTCGTGAGACCTATGCCAGACGTATCTCTCTGCTCATCTCCGCACTCAAAGCACAGGGCATGGAGCTGGCGGTGCAGCCAGGAGCCGGGTTCTTCACTCTATGGAAAGTGCCCAAGATAGCGTTCGGAGAACCGGTGCTGGATGCAGAACAGTTCAACTTCCACATGATCGAGGAGACAGGCGTCACCGGAGTGCACTTCAACCCCGACTATATCCGCTATGCGGTGTGCGGGGATGTGGAGGCGATGCTCCCCGACATCGTGAGGGGATTCCAAAAGGCCGCTGTTTCCTACGAGTAGCACACTCGTCGGCACGGCTATCGACACAATGGGCAACCAGCGTACTACGTTGGCTGCCCTTTTCTTTTGAGTTTTTCTACCGCATCACTCAACATTTGGCAATATAAGTTTAAACCGACGGCGTTCATGTTGCCGGATTGTTCCTTTCCCAGAATGTTTCCTGCTCCTCTAATCTCCATGTCCCGCAGGGCAATCTTGTACCCAGAACCAAGCTCTCCTGCCTCTTTTAAAGCTTGCAATCTGAGCTTTGCCTTGTCTGTGAGTTTTGCGCCGTGCAGGAAGTAAGCAAAAGATTCTGTGTGTGACCTTCCAATGCGTCCCCTAATCTGGTAGGCCTGGGAAAGCCCCAACTTTGTTGCGTCTTCCACAATTAAGGTATTCACATTGGGAAGATCCAGCCCATTTTCAATAATGGTGGTGGCAAGCAGAATATCATATTTCCTTTGCTGGAAATCCTCCATGACGCGTACCATTTCTTTTTCTGGAAGCCTGCCGTGTATAATTCCAATCTTTGCTTTGGGCAGAAGCTTTTGCAAAGCTTTCTTTACCATGCCAATGGTCCCAACCCGGTTGTGGAGGTAATAGACCTGCCCGCCTCGCTTAAGCTCTCTTTCTATTGCTTCTTTTACGATCTTGCTGTTCCTTTTTTGCACAGACATTTGAACCGGAAACCTTCCCTCGGGGGGCGTCTGTACCATACTCATACCTTTCAAAGAAGACAAAGACATATACAGGGTTCTTGGGATGGGGGTTGCAGAAAGGGAGAGTACGTCCAGAGAAGTTCTAAGTTCTCGCAGCTTTTCTTTTTGCTTCACCCCAAATCTTTGCTCGTCGTCAATGATAAGAAGGCCGAGGTTTTTGAACTTCACGTCCGAGGAAAGAAGCCGGTGAGTCCCAACAATAATGTCTACCTTCCCCTCCTGTATTTCCTGCAGAATCTCTTCTTGTTCTTTTTTTGTTTGCAGGCGCGAGAGCAACTGCACTTTTAAGGGAAGATCTTTTAAACGTTCTTTGAAGTTCTGGAAATGTTGGTGAGCCAAAATGGTGGTAGGGGAAAGCATTGCTGCTTGGTACCCTTGTTCTGTTGCATGGACCATGGTGCGCAAGGCAATCTCTGTTTTGCCAAACCCTACGTCTCCCAATACGATTCTGTCCATGGGTTCTTCTTTTGAGAGGTCTTGCTCAATATCCTTTAGTGCTTGGAGCTGGTCTGGCGTTT
The Patescibacteria group bacterium DNA segment above includes these coding regions:
- a CDS encoding aminotransferase class I/II-fold pyridoxal phosphate-dependent enzyme, with translation MTQKTIERRSWLPEGKQNLFQAVKAKRAEAEARGIKVLNLAIGQPTGPAFLVARMVAAQAVMSKEESMHEYQDNGSPGVPDFARKFVQLHVKRDLGGEDVTFLPIPGIKPMLGLIPLACGAAGRDINVGTMTRPGYPTPADWCSYLGVETTQLLLTPENEFRFASEDITAELLMLNYPHNPSGQVATREWWQEICASCQKNGIRIFNDAAYAMLAHTKEACTLSEVAPDYPDLSWAEAFSASKAIGNGTGWRVGAIAGSPDFVKDIATIKGNTDSGFVAPMAAGALAALQDGMASVVSVRETYARRISLLISALKAQGMELAVQPGAGFFTLWKVPKIAFGEPVLDAEQFNFHMIEETGVTGVHFNPDYIRYAVCGDVEAMLPDIVRGFQKAAVSYE
- a CDS encoding DEAD/DEAH box helicase → MPLTSKSINRVLIVAITPYFVEKGWLWFEENFSRILKARQTQPFFQENTLLLEQGSKGGLTPLLRRLDELGYEKVFGVRDPGEFSHQGGTVEVFPLSRKNALRIEFIGNKIEEIEELPVTTEEKSSLAVLKKRLQSQRAFSDITGLKENEYVVHLDHGVAKFTGITEIREQPYYILEYAAGDKLFLPKGLEKKLSRYVGFREPKVSRLGSPFWIKTKRRIREEVEKLARELLELYAAREVSLRPSYNPPDELSRRVASSFPYQETPDQLQALKDIEQDLSKEEPMDRIVLGDVGFGKTEIALRTMVHATEQGYQAAMLSPTTILAHQHFQNFKERLKDLPLKVQLLSRLQTKKEQEEILQEIQEGKVDIIVGTHRLLSSDVKFKNLGLLIIDDEQRFGVKQKEKLRELRTSLDVLSLSATPIPRTLYMSLSSLKGMSMVQTPPEGRFPVQMSVQKRNSKIVKEAIERELKRGGQVYYLHNRVGTIGMVKKALQKLLPKAKIGIIHGRLPEKEMVRVMEDFQQRKYDILLATTIIENGLDLPNVNTLIVEDATKLGLSQAYQIRGRIGRSHTESFAYFLHGAKLTDKAKLRLQALKEAGELGSGYKIALRDMEIRGAGNILGKEQSGNMNAVGLNLYCQMLSDAVEKLKRKGQPT